DNA from Variovorax sp. PBL-H6:
CTGTACTTCAGCGTCTTCCTCACCGTCGTTTCGACGCTCGGCGGCATTCTCTTCGGCACGCTGCTGGCCTTGATGCGGCTGTCGGGCAAGAAGTGGCTGGACGCGCCGGCCGCGATCTACGTCAACGGCATGCGCAGCATTCCGCTGGTGATGGTGATCCTGTGGTTCTTCCTGCTGGTGCCGTTCATCATCGGCCGGCCGATCGGCGCCGAGATCTCGGCCATCGTCACCTTTGTCGCGTTCGAAGCCGCCTACTTCAGCGAGATCATGCGCGCGGGCATCCAGTCGATCCCGCGCGGCCAGGTCCATGCCGCGCAGGCGGTGGGCATGACCTACAAGCAGAACATGACGCTGGTGATCCTGCCGCAGGCCTTCCGCAACATGCTGCCGGTGCTGTTGACGCAGACCATCATCCTGTTCCAGGACACGTCGCTGGTGTACGCCATCGGCGCCTACGACCTGTTGAAGGGCTTCGAGACGGCGGGCAAGAATTTCGGCCGGCCGATCGAGTCCTACCTGCTGGCGGCGGTGGTGTACTTCGTCATCTGCTATGCGCTGTCATTCCTGGTCAAGCGTCTTCACAAGAAGATCGCCATCATCCGCTGAACATCGAAAGGCAAAGTCATGGCCGACAAAATGATCGAAATCAAGAACGTCTCGAAGTGGTATGGGCCGGTCCAGGTGCTCAACGACTGCTCCGTCAGCATCGCCAAGGGCGACGTGGTGGTGGTGTGCGGCCCGTCGGGTTCGGGCAAGTCGACGCTGATCAAGACGGTGAACGCGCTCGAGCCCTTCCAGAAGGGCGAGATCACGGTCAATGGCATTCCGCTGCACGACCCCAAGACCAACCTGCCGAAGCTGCGCTCCAAGGTGGGCATGGTGTTCCAGCATTTCGAGCTGTTCCCGCACCTGTCGGTGACGGAGAACCTCACGATCGCGCAGATCAAGGTGCTGGGGCGCTCGCAGGACGAGGCCAAGACCCGCGGCCTGAAGATGCTCGACCGCGTGGGCCTGATGGCGCACAAGGACAAGTACCCCGGTCAGCTCTCCGGTGGCCAGCAGCAGCGCGTGGCGATCGCGCGCGCACTGAGCATGGACCCGATGGTGATGCTGTTCGACGAGCCGACCTCGGCGCTCGACCCCGAGATGGTCGGCGAGGTGCTGGACGTGATGGTGGCGCTTGCCAAGGAAGGCATGACCATGATGGTGGTGACGCACGAGATGGGCTTCGCGCGCAAGGTGGCGAGTCGTGTCATCTTCATCGACGTGGGTGGGCGGATTCTCGAAGACTGCTCGAAGGACGAGTTCTTCGCGCATCCCGAGAACCGGCAGGCACGGACGCGGGACTTTCTCAACAAGATCCTGCAGCACTGAACGGAATTGCCGTCTCAGTTAAAAAAGGCCTCCAATGTGGGGCCTTTTTTGTTCGCGCTTTGGTTCGGGGCTTGCCCCATGGAAGGGCGCCCGGCACGCGATACGGGCCGGTCGACCCCACTGCGGCGGCCCCTTCGGGGCTTCCCTGCGGTGCTCGCCTTTCGCGGGGTCTCGCTCAAACTCGCCTGCGGCTCAAACAGTCGCGAGCCCTGATCCGCGAAAGGCTGCGCTCCTCGGCGCCGCAGAGGGGTCGCCCAACCCGCACCGCATACCGGGCTTGGGAGTGTTCGGGCGTTGCGTGCACCTCGGACCTCAGACCTCGAACGTCTGGAGCCTCACCCCGAGCTTATCCACGCCTTCGCACACCTGGCCGTAGAACGCTCTTTCCGCCGCGTCCACGGGCCGAACGCGCGCTACTTTTTACGAGCAGCAATCGCCTGCTCAGCCTTCGTCACCAGGTCCGCGCCAATCTGCGGCTTCCACTTGGCATACACAGGACGCGTCGCCTTCACGAAGGCTTCGCGCTCTTCCGGGGTGAGCTGCGTCACCGTCACGCCCATTCCCGCGATCTCCTTCAGGACCGGCTTGTCGGCTTCCACCAGGCCCTTGCGCGCGATCTCGATCTCCTGCTTGCCGGCATCGATGGCCGCCTGGCGCACGATGGCCTGGTCGGCCGGCGTCCACGAGGCCCAGGTGTCCTTGTTGACCACGAACACCAGCGGATCCGCCATGTAGCCCCAGGTCGTGACGTACTTCTGCCCGACCGTGTGCATCTTGAGCACGGTGAAGAGGAACAGCGGGTTCTCCTGCCCGTCCACCGCGCCGCTCGCCAGGGCGGGCTGCGCATCGGCCCAGCTCATCTGCGTCGGATTGGCGCCCAGCGCGCTGAACATGTCGGAAAAGATGGGCGAGCCGACCACACGGATCTTCATGCCCTTCAGGTCTTCAGGCGACTTGATGGCACGCTTGGAGTTGGTGATCTCGCGGTAGCCGTTCTCGCCCCACGCCAAAGGCACCACGCCCGACTTGTCCAGCGTCTTGAAGATCTCCTTGCCGACCTCGCCCTGCGTCAGCGCATCGACGGCCGCGTAGTCGGGCATCAGGAAAGGCAGCGAGAACAGGTTGAGCTGCTTCACCTGAGGCGACCAGTTGATGGTCGAGCCCACCGCCATGTCGATCACGCCTTGGCGCAACGCGCTGAACTCGCGCGTCTGGTCGCCCTGGATCAGCGAGACGCCAGGGTAGAGCTTGATGTTGATGCGGCCCTGCGTGCGCTCCTTCACCAGGTCGGCCCAGATCTTGCCGGCCTGGCCCCAGGGCGTGGGCGGGCCCAGCACGAGCGACATCTTGTATTCGGCCTTGTAGCCTTGCGCCGGCGCGGAGACCGAGAAGCTGCCCAGCGTGGCAGCCACCGCCAGCAGGCCGATCAGTGAACGACGGAATTTCATGTGCGTCTCCTTCATGTGAACAATAAGAATCAACTTCCCTAGTAACCCAGCGCATGCGGCAGCCACAGCGCCAGCTGCGGCCACACGATCACCGCCACCATCACCAGGAACATCGCGAACAGCATCCAGCCCACCCAGCGCACGGTCTCTTCCATGCGCACTTTGGCGATGCGGCACGACACCATCAGGTTGACCGCCAGCGGCGGCGTGAACTGGCCCAGTGCCACCTTCAGCGTGAGGATCACGCCGAACCACACCGGGTCCCATTTGTAGTGCTGCACGATCGGCCACAGCAGCGGCACGAAGATCAGGAAGATCGAAACGCCATCGAGGAACATGCCGACCGTGATGAGCAGCAGGATCAGCAGCGACAGCACGCCGTATTCGCCCAGCCCGGAGTTCACGATCGCGCGCGTCACCGGATCGATCACGCCCAGCGTCGACAGCGAGTAGGCGAAGATCCCCGCCAGCGAGACCACCAGCAGGATCACCGCCGACAGCTCGCCCGACTCGCGCAGGATCACGAACAGGTCCTTGACCCGGATCGTGCGGTGCACCGCCATGCCGACGAAGAGACCGTAGAACACCGCCACCACCGCCGCCTCGGTCGGCGTGAACCAGCCCGCGCGCATGCCGCCGAGGATGAGCACCGGCGCCGCCAGGCCCCAGATCGCATCGCGCAGGCTCTGCCAGAAGGGCGGCCGCGGCAGCGTGGCCTCGAGCGCGCCCATGCGATGGCGGCGCGCCATCCACACGGCAGGCACGATCAACGCCAGGCCCGCCAGCACACCGGGCACCATGCCGGCCGCGAACAGCGCAGGCACCGAGGCGCCCGGCACCAGCACCGAGTAGACGATGAAGGCCACCGAGGGAGGAATCAGGATGTCGGTCGCGGCGGCGGCGCCGACCACGCTCGCCGAGTAGGCGGCCGGATAGCCCGCGCGCGACATCGCCCCGATCATCACCGCGCCGACCGCCGCTGCATTGGCAGGGCCCGAGCCCGAGATGCCGCCCAGGAACATCGCGACGACGATCGCCACCAGGGGCAGCATGCCGGGCCCGCGCCCGACGATGGCGATCGCGAAATTGACCAGGCGCAGCGCCACGCCCGAGCGGTCGAAGATCGAACCCACCAGCACGAACATCGGGATCGCGAGCAGCGGGTACTTGCCCAGCCCTGCATAGAAGTTCTGCGGCACCGCGAGCAGCCCGAACCACTGGGCATCGGCATTCGCCAGCCCGATGGCGACGGCACCCGCGAGTCCCAGCGCCGCGCCGATCGGCACGCCCACCAGCATCATCAGGATGAAGGCGGCGAAGAGCAGTGCGGGGATCATTCGCGCGCGTCCTCGACGCGCCGCTCGCGGCTGCGCCGAATGAACAGGCCCACCGCGCGCAACCCGATCGCGAAGCAGACGATCGGCAGCCAGACCGAGTACCACCACTGCGGCACGCCGATGCCGGGCGAGGTCTCCTCGAAGCGATAGTCGTCCCACACCACGCGCACGCTCAGCGCCGCGATCAGGAAGAAGAGCGCAGCCACCATCAGCGCGCCGAACTGCGCGAGCCGCTTGCGCCGGCCGATGGAGCCGCTGTCCGCGAAGTACTCGATGCGGATGTGCCGGTCGCGCGCCACCGCGGCCGAGCCCGCGACCATGGCCAGCAGGATCATGAGGAACACCGAGAACTCCTCGGTCCAGGCGAAGGAGGAATCGGTGAAGTAGCGCACCAGCACGTTGGCGAAGGTGATGCAGGCCAGCAGGCCCATGATGATCACCGTGGCCCAGTCCTCGATGGCCAGCGGCACGCGGGTGGGCTCGTCGGCGGCTTCGATCTCGGGGGGCAGGGGACTGGCGGCGTCCAGCGTGGGGCCGGACTCGGGAGGGGAGGACATCAGGGGGAACGGAGGCAGCGGCCAGGATTCGGCCACCCAGGATCGTAACGATCCATAACCGTTTGCCCCATCGGGGCTTTCCTTAGGGCCGGGGTCGATCCAGTCGGCCGACGCGCCCGGCGCCGAGAAGCGCCCCTTACTTCACCAGCACCTGAACCTTGAGCGGCAGGCGCCCGAGCGTGTCCTGCAGCCGGCCCTGCAGCGCCTGCGTCGCCGGGCCGGTCGTGGCGGCGTCGATGGTCACCATCAGCGCCTTCTCGCCCTCGGCCCGCACCGCCGGGCGCGCGGTGCCGGGGAGGTCGAGGTCGGCCCAGGCCTCCTCCACCAGCGCCTCCGCCACGCGGCGCGCGGCAAGGGCGCGCAGGTCGGGCTTGAAGATCTTGCCGACATTGGTCATGGGCATCTGCTCGATCACCACCACCGATTTCGGCTTGGCCGGCGCCTCGTCCACGCGCGCGGCGGTGAAGGCCAGCAGCTCGGCCTCGCTCGCCGTCTTGCCCGGGACCAGCGTGGCGAAGGCCACCGGCAGCTCGCCCGCATAGGCATCGGGCGCGCCGACCGCGGCGCACAGCTGCACCGCGGGATGCGCGCCCAGCGCGTCCTCGATGGTCTTGGGGTCGATGTTGTGGCCGCTGCGGATGATCAGGTCCTTGGAGCGGCCGCTGAGATGGAGGCGCTCCTCCTGGTCGATCCAGCCGAGGTCGCCGCTCGCCAGCCAGCCGTCGGCGGTGAAGGTCTTCGCGTTGTCGGCCGGATCGACGAAGCCGGAGAACAGGTTGGGCGACTTGAAGAGCACCATGCCCTGCTCGCCCGGCGGAAGCTCCTGGTCGCTGGCATTGCCGTGCGCATCCAGCGCCACGATGCGGATCTGCGTCCACGGCAGGCGCAAGCCCACGCAGCCCGGCGGCCCGATCACGCCCGGCGGCGTGATGGTGGAAATGCCCGCCATCTCGGTCATGCCCAGGCTCTCGTGCACGTGCAGGCCGAACAGGCGCTCGAAGCGTGCCGCCAGCTCGGGCGGCAGCACTGCGGCGCCCGTGCGGCAGTAGCGGATGGAGGAGATGTCGGCGCCGTCCAGCGGCACATTGGCCAGCGCCGCGAGCACGGTGGGCACGGCCGACAGCGAAGTCGGGCGGTGCTTCTCCACCAGCTTCCAGTAGTTCGCCATCACCTGCCGGTTGCGCAGCAGGGTGGTGGTGGGAATGATCACCTCCACCCCGGCCGAGAGCGAGGCCAGCGACGCCGGCAGCACGCCCGCCACATGGAACAGCGGGTAGCCGTTGATGGAAATGTCGTGCGGCCCCTGGCTCGTCATCTTGATGCTGGCGAAGGCCGTGAACACTTGCGCACCGTGGCTGTGGCGCGCCAGCTTGGGCGCACCCGTGGTGCCGCCGGTGTGGAAGTAGGCGGCGATGTCGGCCGGCGCGATGTCGCGGCCGCTTGCGAGGTGGTCGTCGGGCTCCATCGCGCGTCGCGCAGCGAAGTCGAGCACGCCCTCGGGCAGCGCGCCCGCGGCACCCGGCGGCTCATCGTGCGGCGCCACGCGCAGCACGGTGGTGAGCGTCGGCACCTGGCTGCGGAGGCGCATCGCTTTCGACCACATGCCGCCGTCGTCGTCCGCGCCCCAGGCGATCAGCACCTTGGCGCGGCCGGCCTTCATCAGCGAGACCAGCTTTTCGTCGGTGAGCAGCGGATTGAGCGGCTGCGCAATGCCCGCCGCCGCGCCGCCCCACAGCGCCAGGTGGTACTCGAGGCAGCCCGGCAGCAGGATCGCCACTGCATCCTCCGGCCCCACGCCCAGCGTGTGCAGCAGGTTCGCGGTCTGGTGGATGCCTGCGAGCAGTTGGGCATACGACCAGCGAATCGGCTCGTCGGCCGGGTCGCCGCTGCGCAGGAAGGTCAGCGCCGTGTTGTCGCCGAAAGCCGCGGCGGCGTTGCGAAAGATCTCGTAGGTGCTGCGCACCGTCAGCGCCTCGGACAGCGGGGTTTGCTCGAGCCGGCGCACGTCGTCGATGCTGCGGATGGGGAAGGTCGCGCTGAAGGGCGCGCCCGTGGCGCGTGTCTCGCTCGTGCTCATGACGGGTCTCCTCGTTCTGGCGTGGGCCGATGCGCGCCGGGCTGCCGAATCGCCGCGGCACGCATGGCCCATTGTGGATGCGTCAGTGCGCCGCGGGGAGGGCTTGCCGCCCGAGCGTGGCAAAGCGCTGCAGATGATGGTCCTCGTCGCCGAGCTGGTGGTCGATCATCACCAGCCGCTTCGCATAGTGGGCCAGCGGCAGCTCCCACGTCATGCCGATGCCGCCGTGCATCTGGATGCTTTCCTCGGCCACCAGTGTGCCGATGCGCCCGATGCTCGCCTTGGCGGCGGAGAGCGCGCGCTCGCGCGCCACGCGGTCGTCGCCGTCGATCGCCGCCGCTGCATTGATCACGGCCGAGCGCGCCTGCTCCACTTCGAGCAGCAGGTCGGCCATGCGGTGCTGCAGCGCCTGGAAGCTGCCGATCAATTGGCCGAACTGCTTGCGCGTGCGCAGGTACTCGAGCGTGGCCGCCTTGGCCGCTTCCATCGCGCCCAGGCTTTCGGCGCACAAGGCGAGCAGGCCGCGGCCGATGGCGCGCTCCAGCGTCGGGTAGCCCTGGCCTTCGCTGCCCAGCAGCGCGCCGCTTTCCAGCTTCAGCCCGTCGAACGCGAGCTCGGCCACGCGGCCGCCGTCGATGGCGGGGCAGCCGCGCACGTGCAAGCCCTGCGCCTTTGCCGGCACGAGGAAGAGCGAGATGCCGGCTTGGTCGTCGTTCGCTCCGGAGGTGCGTGCGGAGACCACGAAGACATCCGCCTGCTCGCCGTGGGGCACCACGGCCTTGGCGCCGTTGAGCAGCCATCCATCGCCGCTGCGTTCGGCGCGCGTCTGCACCTGCGCGGGTTCGTAGTGCGCGCCCGGCTCGTCGTGCGCCAGCGCCGCGATGGTGCTGCCCGCGATGATGGCGGCCAGGTGTTCCTTCTGCGCTTCGTTGCCCGCCGCGGCAATCGCCTCGCCGGCCATCACCGCGCCCAGCACCGGCTCGACCACCAGGCCGCGGCCCAGCGCCTCGAAGACCACGGCGACATCGAAGCCGCCACCGCCGAAGCCACCATCCTCTTCGCGGAAGAGCGCGCCGATCACGCCCAGCTCGGCGAACTGCTCCCAGATCTTCGTGCTGAAGCCCTGATCCGACTTCGCGATGCGGTCACGCGTCTCGAAGGCGTACTGCTCGGCGATGAAGCGGTTCAGGCTGTCGGCGAGCATGCGCCGGTCTTCGGTGTGTTCGAAATTCATTCCAACTCTCCTTATGCGTCTTGTGCAACGCGCGCCGCGTGGACAGGAGCGGCCAAAAAAAGGGCAATTCCAGAAACACCGCGGAACCGGCTTTGCCGGGCCGCTGGTGTTGCCCCCGGTCGGGGGTGGACGGCTACACGAAGTGAGCCAACCTGGGGGTGAGCAACATCTCCACCGCGGAACCGGCTTTGCCGGGCCGCTGGTGTTGCCCCCGGTCGGGGGTGGGCGGCTACACGAAGTGGGCCAACCTGGGGGGCGAGCTTGTTCACAGTCCCAGGATCATCTTGGAGATGATGTTTTTCTGGATCTCGTTGGAGCCGCCGAAGATCGACAGCTTGCGGTTGTTGAAGTACTTGGCCGCGGCAGGCGCCGCCTCGGCCGGGCCAAAGGGCGTGCCGGTGAAGCCTTCTTCGAGCGCCGCTTCGACGTAAGGCCGCGCATACGGCCCCATCGCGCGCCGGATCAGCGACGAGATCTCCTGGCGGATCTCCGTCCCGCGAATCTTGAGCATCGAGCTCTCGGCCCCCGGCACGCCGCCGCCCGCCACCGCCGCGATCACGCGCAGGTTGGTGGTCTTCATGTTCTCCAGGTCGATCTCGACGCGCGCCATGCGCGCCGCGAAAGCCGGGTCTTCCGACAGCGGCTTGCCGTTCTTCGTCTGCCTGTCCGCGATGGTCTTGAGCTGCTCCATGGCCGCCACCGAGAAGCCCACGCCCGCGATGTTGGTGCGCTCGTAGGTCAGCAGGTACTTGGCACAGGTCCAGCCCTTGTCCTCCTCGCCCACCAGGTTCTCGGCCGGCACGCGCACGTCGGAGAAGAACACTTCGTTGACCTCGTGGTCGCCGTCCAGCGTGATGATCGGCCGCACCTCGACCCCCGGCGACTTCATGTCGATCAGCAGGAAGCTGATGCCCTCCTGCTTCTTCGCCTCGCGGTTGGTGCGCACCAGGCAGAAGATCATGTTGGCGTGCTGGCCCAGCGTGGTCCAGGTCTTCTGGCCGTTCACGATGTAGTGCGGGCCCTGCGCATCGACGCCTTTGACGGCCGAGGTCTTGACCGAGGCCAGGTCCGAGCCCGCGCCGGGTTCGGAGTAGCCCTGGCACCACCAGTCCGAGCCGTCGAGGATGCGCGGCAGCCAATGGCGCTTCTGTTCCTCGTTGCCGTACTTGATCAGCACCGGCCCCAGCATGTTGACGCCGAAGGGCACGATGCGCGGCGCATGGGCCAGCGCGCATTCGTTCTCGAAGATGAACTTCTCGACCGCGGTCCAGCCCGGGCCGCCGTATTGTTCGGGCCAGTGATTCGCGAGCCAGCCGCGCGCGTTGAGGATGGCGTGCCACTCCTCCATGTCGGCCTTGCTCAGGTGTTTGCCGCAAGCGACCTTGTCGGAGAGGCGCTTGGGCAGCTTTTCCGCGAGGAAGCTGCGCACCTCCTTGCGGAAGGCTTGTTCTTCAGGCGTGAAGTTGAGGTCCATTGCCGAGCTCCTCAGAAGATTTCGAACAAGCCGGCAGCGCCCATGCCGCCGGCGATGCACATCGTGACCACCGCGTACTTCGCGCCGCGGCGCCGTCCCTCGATCAGCACGTGGCCCGCGAGCCGCGCGCCCGTCATGCCGAAGGGGTGGCCGATCGAGATCGCGCCGCCGTCGACATTGAGCCGATCGGCCGGAATGCCGAGCTTCTCCTGGCAGTAGAGGGACTGCGAGGCAAAGGCCTCGTTGAGTTCCCACAGGTCGATATCGTCGACCTTGAGGCCGTTGCGCGCCAGCAGTTTCGGCACCGCGAACACCGGGCCGATGCCCATCTCGTCAGGCTCGCAGCCGGCCAGCGCCAAGCCGCGGAAGGCGCCCAGCGGCTTCAGGTTGGCACGCTCGGCCTCCCTGGCTTCCATCAGCACGCAGGCCGAAGCGCCATCGGAGAGCTGCGAGGCATTGCCTGCGGTGACGAACTTGCCGGCGCCCATCACCGGCTCCAGCCTGGCCAGCGCCTCGTAGGTGGTGCCCCGGCGGTTGCAGGTGTCGGCGTCGGCAGTCACCTCCTTGTAGCTGACCAGCCTGGTTTCCTTGTCCGTCACCGCCATGGTCGTGGTGCAGGCCACGATCTCGTCCTTGTAGCGGCCCGCGAGTTGCGCCTCTTCCGTCTTGCGCTGGCTCTCGGCCGAGAAGCGGTCCTGCGCCTCGCGGCTGATGCCGTAGCGCTTGGCCACGATGTCGGCGGTCTCGATCATCGAGAGGTAGAGAGCCGGCTTGTGCTCGACGATCCAGGGGTCCATGCCGGAATCGCCGCTGTCGGTCGCGCTGCGGGTGCGGATTTGCGAGATGCTCTCCACGCCGCCCGCGATCATCGCCGGCGCGCCCTCGACCACGATGCGGCCCGCCGCCATTGCGATGGCCTGCAGCCCCGAGGCGCAGAAGCGGTTGACCGTGGTGCCGGCGATGCTGATCGGCAGCCCGGCGCGCACGAGCGCCTGGCGCGCCACGTTGCGGCCGGTGGTGCCTTCGGGGTAGCCGCAGCCGAGGATCGCGTCCTCGATCAGCGCCGGGTCGATGCCCGCCCGGTCGACCGCCGCGCGCACCGCAAAGGCGGCGAGCGTGGGTCCGGGTGTGGCATTGAACTCGCCGCGGTGCGCCTTGGTGAGCGGGGTGCGTGCGGTGGAAACGATGACGGCTTCGCGCATGGTGAGTGTCTCCTCGGCTTACTCGGATCGGTTCAGGCTCGCGAAGTCTGCGCCGCGTTCGACCAGCTCGACAAGCAGCGGCGACGGCTTCCAGAACAGCGGGTCTTCCTTGGCGAACTCGCGGATGTCGGCGAGCACCTTCGGCAGGCCCACCGTGTCGGCGTACTTCATCGGCCCGCCGCGGTGCCGCGGAAAGCCGTAGCCGTAGAGGAAGGTCACGTCCACGTCCAGCGGGCGCAGCGCGATGCGCTGGTGCACGACGTTGGCGCCCTCGTTGATCATCGCGGCCATGTAGCGGCGCATGATCTCTTCGTCGGTGAAGGTGCGCGGCGTGATGCCGGCGCGCTGGCGCTCGGCGTCGACGATCGCCTCCACCTCCGGATCCGGCGTGCCGGTGCGCGCGCCCTCGGGGTACAGGTAATAGCCGCGGCCCGTCTTCTGGCCGAACCAGCCGCGCTCGCAGATGCGGTCGGCAATCTGCACGTAGCGCGCCTTCGGGTCGCGCGTGGCCGCCTTGCGCTTGCGCGTGGCCCAGCCGATGTCGCCACCGGCCAGGTCGGACACCTGGAAGGGCCCCATCGGGTAGCCGAAGTCGCGCACCGCCTTGTCGATCTGGTAGGGCGAGGCGCCGTCTTCCATCATGTGGTCGGCCGCCTGGCGGTACACCGCGAGGATGCGGTTGCCGATGAAGCCGTCGCACACGCCAGCGCGCACCGGCGTCTTCTTCAGCTTCTTGGCCAGCTCGAAGCCGGTGGCGACCACGTCGGCGCTGACCTTCGCCGGCACCACGATCTCCAGCAGCTTCATGATGTTGGCCGGCGAGAAGAAATGCAGGCCCAGCACGTCGCCGGGGCGCGAGATGCTGGCCGCGATCTCGTCGATGTCGAGGTAGGAGGTGTTGGTCGCCAGCACCGCCCCTGGCTTGCACACGCGGTCGAGCTCGGCAAAGACGGCCTTCTTGACCGCCATGTCCTCGAACACGGCCTCCACCACGAGGTCGACGTTCGCGAGCGCGTCGTAGGCCGTCGAGCCCGAAAAGCGCGCCATCACCGCTGCCTTGCTCTCGGCCGTCATGCGGCCTTTCTGGACCAGGCCGTCGTACACCTTCTCGATGTGGGCGCGGCCGCGCGCGAGGCTGGGCTCGTCGCGCTCGATCATGGTCACCGGCAGGCCGGCATCGAGCATCGCGACCGCGATGCCCGCGCCCATGGTGCCGCCACCCACGATGCCGCAGGATTCGATCGGGCGCGGCTTCGCCGCCTTGGTCTCGGGCGCTTTCAGCACTTCGCGCTCGGCGAAGAAGGCATGGATCAGGCCGGCGCGCTGCGGGCTGTCGATGCACTGCAGGAAGAGCTTGCGCTCCAGCGCCATGCCTTCGTCGAAGGGCAACGTGAGCGCGGCCTCGACGGCTTCGACGATCTTCATCGGCGAGAACAGGCCGCGGCTTTTCTTCGCGGTCTCTGCGCGGGCCGCTTCGAGCGCGGCACGCTGCGCCTCCTTGTCGACCAAGGCCAGGGTCGCATCGCGCGAGCGGCGCAATGGCGACTTGAGCCTGATCAAATCGTGC
Protein-coding regions in this window:
- a CDS encoding TRAP transporter large permease, coding for MIPALLFAAFILMMLVGVPIGAALGLAGAVAIGLANADAQWFGLLAVPQNFYAGLGKYPLLAIPMFVLVGSIFDRSGVALRLVNFAIAIVGRGPGMLPLVAIVVAMFLGGISGSGPANAAAVGAVMIGAMSRAGYPAAYSASVVGAAAATDILIPPSVAFIVYSVLVPGASVPALFAAGMVPGVLAGLALIVPAVWMARRHRMGALEATLPRPPFWQSLRDAIWGLAAPVLILGGMRAGWFTPTEAAVVAVFYGLFVGMAVHRTIRVKDLFVILRESGELSAVILLVVSLAGIFAYSLSTLGVIDPVTRAIVNSGLGEYGVLSLLILLLITVGMFLDGVSIFLIFVPLLWPIVQHYKWDPVWFGVILTLKVALGQFTPPLAVNLMVSCRIAKVRMEETVRWVGWMLFAMFLVMVAVIVWPQLALWLPHALGY
- a CDS encoding acyl-CoA dehydrogenase family protein; this translates as MDLNFTPEEQAFRKEVRSFLAEKLPKRLSDKVACGKHLSKADMEEWHAILNARGWLANHWPEQYGGPGWTAVEKFIFENECALAHAPRIVPFGVNMLGPVLIKYGNEEQKRHWLPRILDGSDWWCQGYSEPGAGSDLASVKTSAVKGVDAQGPHYIVNGQKTWTTLGQHANMIFCLVRTNREAKKQEGISFLLIDMKSPGVEVRPIITLDGDHEVNEVFFSDVRVPAENLVGEEDKGWTCAKYLLTYERTNIAGVGFSVAAMEQLKTIADRQTKNGKPLSEDPAFAARMARVEIDLENMKTTNLRVIAAVAGGGVPGAESSMLKIRGTEIRQEISSLIRRAMGPYARPYVEAALEEGFTGTPFGPAEAAPAAAKYFNNRKLSIFGGSNEIQKNIISKMILGL
- a CDS encoding TRAP transporter small permease, whose protein sequence is MSSPPESGPTLDAASPLPPEIEAADEPTRVPLAIEDWATVIIMGLLACITFANVLVRYFTDSSFAWTEEFSVFLMILLAMVAGSAAVARDRHIRIEYFADSGSIGRRKRLAQFGALMVAALFFLIAALSVRVVWDDYRFEETSPGIGVPQWWYSVWLPIVCFAIGLRAVGLFIRRSRERRVEDARE
- a CDS encoding acyl-CoA dehydrogenase family protein, with amino-acid sequence MNFEHTEDRRMLADSLNRFIAEQYAFETRDRIAKSDQGFSTKIWEQFAELGVIGALFREEDGGFGGGGFDVAVVFEALGRGLVVEPVLGAVMAGEAIAAAGNEAQKEHLAAIIAGSTIAALAHDEPGAHYEPAQVQTRAERSGDGWLLNGAKAVVPHGEQADVFVVSARTSGANDDQAGISLFLVPAKAQGLHVRGCPAIDGGRVAELAFDGLKLESGALLGSEGQGYPTLERAIGRGLLALCAESLGAMEAAKAATLEYLRTRKQFGQLIGSFQALQHRMADLLLEVEQARSAVINAAAAIDGDDRVARERALSAAKASIGRIGTLVAEESIQMHGGIGMTWELPLAHYAKRLVMIDHQLGDEDHHLQRFATLGRQALPAAH
- a CDS encoding amino acid ABC transporter ATP-binding protein, translated to MIEIKNVSKWYGPVQVLNDCSVSIAKGDVVVVCGPSGSGKSTLIKTVNALEPFQKGEITVNGIPLHDPKTNLPKLRSKVGMVFQHFELFPHLSVTENLTIAQIKVLGRSQDEAKTRGLKMLDRVGLMAHKDKYPGQLSGGQQQRVAIARALSMDPMVMLFDEPTSALDPEMVGEVLDVMVALAKEGMTMMVVTHEMGFARKVASRVIFIDVGGRILEDCSKDEFFAHPENRQARTRDFLNKILQH
- a CDS encoding amino acid ABC transporter permease, translating into MLANLDFSFYNWNVVSGFLLKGLYFSVFLTVVSTLGGILFGTLLALMRLSGKKWLDAPAAIYVNGMRSIPLVMVILWFFLLVPFIIGRPIGAEISAIVTFVAFEAAYFSEIMRAGIQSIPRGQVHAAQAVGMTYKQNMTLVILPQAFRNMLPVLLTQTIILFQDTSLVYAIGAYDLLKGFETAGKNFGRPIESYLLAAVVYFVICYALSFLVKRLHKKIAIIR
- a CDS encoding acyl-CoA synthetase, translating into MSTSETRATGAPFSATFPIRSIDDVRRLEQTPLSEALTVRSTYEIFRNAAAAFGDNTALTFLRSGDPADEPIRWSYAQLLAGIHQTANLLHTLGVGPEDAVAILLPGCLEYHLALWGGAAAGIAQPLNPLLTDEKLVSLMKAGRAKVLIAWGADDDGGMWSKAMRLRSQVPTLTTVLRVAPHDEPPGAAGALPEGVLDFAARRAMEPDDHLASGRDIAPADIAAYFHTGGTTGAPKLARHSHGAQVFTAFASIKMTSQGPHDISINGYPLFHVAGVLPASLASLSAGVEVIIPTTTLLRNRQVMANYWKLVEKHRPTSLSAVPTVLAALANVPLDGADISSIRYCRTGAAVLPPELAARFERLFGLHVHESLGMTEMAGISTITPPGVIGPPGCVGLRLPWTQIRIVALDAHGNASDQELPPGEQGMVLFKSPNLFSGFVDPADNAKTFTADGWLASGDLGWIDQEERLHLSGRSKDLIIRSGHNIDPKTIEDALGAHPAVQLCAAVGAPDAYAGELPVAFATLVPGKTASEAELLAFTAARVDEAPAKPKSVVVIEQMPMTNVGKIFKPDLRALAARRVAEALVEEAWADLDLPGTARPAVRAEGEKALMVTIDAATTGPATQALQGRLQDTLGRLPLKVQVLVK
- a CDS encoding DctP family TRAP transporter solute-binding subunit, producing the protein MKFRRSLIGLLAVAATLGSFSVSAPAQGYKAEYKMSLVLGPPTPWGQAGKIWADLVKERTQGRINIKLYPGVSLIQGDQTREFSALRQGVIDMAVGSTINWSPQVKQLNLFSLPFLMPDYAAVDALTQGEVGKEIFKTLDKSGVVPLAWGENGYREITNSKRAIKSPEDLKGMKIRVVGSPIFSDMFSALGANPTQMSWADAQPALASGAVDGQENPLFLFTVLKMHTVGQKYVTTWGYMADPLVFVVNKDTWASWTPADQAIVRQAAIDAGKQEIEIARKGLVEADKPVLKEIAGMGVTVTQLTPEEREAFVKATRPVYAKWKPQIGADLVTKAEQAIAARKK